From the genome of Nakamurella flavida, one region includes:
- the sufB gene encoding Fe-S cluster assembly protein SufB, with amino-acid sequence MTTAPEKPLDLLDETGAAAPGAPLTQAETIDTLGRYAFGWSDSDAAGASARRGLNEDVVRDISAKKSEPEWMLARRLKALQLFDRQPMPTWGADLSGIHFDTIKYFVRSGEKQAASWEDLPEDIKNTYDKLGIPEAEKQRLVSGVAAQYESEVVYHSIQKELEDQGVIFLDTDTALKEHPEIFQEYFGSVIPSGDNKFSALNSAVWSGGSFVYVPKGVHVEIPLQAYFRINTENMGQFERTLIIVDEDAYVHYVEGCTAPIYKSDSLHSAVVEIIVKKGGRCRYTTIQNWSNNVYNLVTKRAKAEAGATMEWVDGNIGSKVTMKYPAVWMMGEHAKGEVMSIAFAGEGQHQDTGAKMLHLAPHTSSTIISKSVSRGGGRTSYRGLVQVNPGNHHSKSTVKCDALLVDTISRSDTYPYVDVREDDVSMGHEATVSRVSEEQLFYLMSRGLTEDEAMAMIVRGFVEPIARELPMEYALELNRLIELQMEGAVG; translated from the coding sequence ATGACGACTGCTCCCGAGAAGCCCCTCGACCTGCTCGACGAGACCGGAGCCGCGGCTCCGGGTGCTCCGTTGACCCAGGCCGAGACCATCGACACGCTGGGCCGCTACGCGTTCGGCTGGTCGGATTCCGACGCCGCCGGCGCGTCCGCCCGCCGTGGCCTGAACGAGGACGTCGTCCGCGACATCTCGGCCAAGAAGAGCGAGCCGGAGTGGATGCTGGCGCGTCGGCTCAAGGCCCTGCAGCTCTTCGACCGCCAGCCGATGCCGACCTGGGGCGCCGACCTGTCGGGCATCCACTTCGACACGATCAAGTACTTCGTGCGCTCGGGTGAGAAGCAGGCCGCCAGCTGGGAGGACCTGCCCGAGGACATCAAGAACACCTACGACAAGCTGGGCATCCCGGAGGCGGAGAAGCAGCGTCTGGTCTCCGGTGTCGCGGCCCAGTACGAGTCCGAGGTCGTCTACCACTCCATCCAGAAGGAGCTCGAGGACCAGGGCGTCATCTTCCTGGACACCGACACGGCCCTGAAGGAGCACCCGGAGATCTTCCAGGAGTACTTCGGTTCGGTCATCCCGTCCGGGGACAACAAGTTCTCCGCGCTGAACTCGGCCGTGTGGTCCGGCGGATCGTTCGTCTACGTCCCCAAGGGCGTGCACGTGGAGATCCCGCTGCAGGCCTACTTCCGCATCAACACCGAGAACATGGGCCAGTTCGAGCGGACGTTGATCATCGTCGACGAGGACGCCTACGTGCACTACGTCGAGGGCTGCACCGCGCCGATCTACAAGTCGGACTCGCTGCACTCCGCCGTCGTGGAGATCATCGTCAAGAAGGGTGGCCGCTGCCGGTACACCACCATCCAGAACTGGTCGAACAACGTCTACAACCTGGTCACCAAGCGGGCCAAGGCCGAGGCCGGCGCGACCATGGAGTGGGTCGACGGCAACATCGGCTCCAAGGTGACGATGAAGTACCCGGCCGTCTGGATGATGGGCGAGCACGCCAAGGGCGAGGTCATGTCGATCGCGTTCGCCGGCGAGGGCCAGCACCAGGACACCGGCGCCAAGATGCTCCACCTCGCGCCGCACACCAGCTCCACCATCATCTCCAAGTCGGTGTCGCGCGGTGGCGGGCGCACGTCCTACCGCGGGCTGGTCCAGGTCAACCCGGGCAACCACCACAGCAAGTCCACGGTGAAGTGCGACGCGCTGCTGGTCGACACCATCTCCCGCTCGGACACCTACCCCTACGTCGACGTCCGCGAGGACGACGTGTCGATGGGTCACGAGGCGACGGTGTCCCGGGTCAGCGAGGAGCAGCTCTTCTACCTGATGAGCCGCGGCCTGACCGAGGACGAGGCGATGGCGATGATCGTCCGCGGCTTCGTCGAGCCGATCGCCCGCGAGCTCCCCATGGAGTATGCGCTGGAACTGAACCGCCTGATCGAACTGCAGATGGAAGGGGCGGTGGGCTGA
- the sufD gene encoding Fe-S cluster assembly protein SufD, whose translation MTTSTDDTNTLAVPAHVTTPHTEATDVVDPIDEGDAFPVDGPAPDGLTTPEGLTTVASVGPSADPAPDAGAHTHVGGVTVPVTGGAPFLHPVGSADLADHPVPSGREEMWRFTPLRRLRGLHDDAPLTGDPLTATWSAPEGVHVAELSGDEARAARGRSGYLPTDRPAARAWHEAARTLLVQVPADAQVSGPVEVTLTGQAGGEATAGWTVIEVGNHAKADIVLIQQGSTTLTDVVEIVVGDGAQVTVAALGEWAADAVHLTHHHVRLGRDATIKHVALSFGSDLSRALTSVDYAGPGGDLEFLGLYFADTGQHLEHRLFVDHTAPHCKSNVLYKGALQGKGAHTVWIGDVLIRRTAEGTDTYEMNRNLLLTEGARADSVPNLEIETGEIVGAGHASATGRFDDEQLFYLLSRGIPSDVARRLVVRGFFGEVLQKIGVPSVVERASETIERELAVGGY comes from the coding sequence ATGACCACGAGCACCGATGACACGAACACGCTCGCCGTCCCGGCCCACGTGACCACCCCCCACACGGAGGCCACGGACGTCGTCGACCCGATCGACGAGGGTGACGCGTTCCCGGTCGACGGGCCGGCCCCGGACGGCCTGACCACGCCGGAGGGGTTGACCACGGTCGCCTCCGTCGGTCCGAGCGCCGACCCGGCGCCGGACGCCGGTGCGCACACGCACGTCGGCGGGGTCACCGTGCCCGTCACCGGCGGCGCGCCGTTCCTGCACCCGGTGGGCTCGGCCGATCTGGCCGACCACCCGGTGCCGTCCGGTCGCGAGGAGATGTGGCGGTTCACCCCGCTGCGTCGCCTGCGAGGCCTGCACGACGACGCCCCGCTGACCGGTGATCCGCTGACCGCCACCTGGTCGGCCCCCGAGGGCGTGCACGTGGCCGAGCTGTCCGGGGACGAGGCCCGTGCGGCCCGCGGCCGGTCCGGCTACCTGCCCACCGACCGGCCCGCGGCGCGGGCCTGGCACGAGGCCGCGCGCACCCTGCTCGTGCAGGTGCCGGCCGACGCACAGGTCTCCGGGCCCGTCGAGGTCACCCTGACCGGGCAGGCCGGCGGCGAGGCCACGGCCGGCTGGACCGTCATCGAGGTGGGCAACCACGCGAAGGCGGACATCGTCCTCATCCAGCAGGGCAGCACCACGCTGACCGACGTCGTCGAGATCGTCGTCGGCGACGGCGCGCAGGTGACCGTGGCTGCGCTGGGGGAGTGGGCCGCCGACGCGGTGCACCTGACCCACCACCACGTCCGGCTCGGTCGCGACGCCACCATCAAGCACGTGGCGCTCTCCTTCGGGTCCGATCTGTCCCGCGCGCTGACCTCGGTGGACTACGCCGGACCGGGTGGTGACCTGGAGTTCCTCGGGCTGTACTTCGCCGACACCGGCCAGCACCTCGAGCACCGGCTGTTCGTCGACCACACCGCCCCGCACTGCAAGTCCAACGTCCTCTACAAGGGCGCGCTGCAGGGCAAGGGTGCGCACACGGTCTGGATCGGTGACGTGCTCATCCGGCGCACCGCCGAGGGCACCGACACCTACGAGATGAACCGCAACCTGTTGCTCACCGAGGGCGCCCGCGCCGACTCGGTGCCGAACCTGGAGATCGAGACCGGCGAGATCGTCGGCGCCGGTCACGCCAGCGCGACCGGCCGGTTCGACGACGAGCAGCTGTTCTACCTGCTGTCCCGCGGCATCCCGTCGGACGTGGCCCGTCGGTTGGTCGTCCGCGGCTTCTTCGGCGAGGTCCTGCAGAAGATCGGCGTGCCGTCCGTGGTCGAGCGGGCCAGCGAGACCATCGAGCGCGAACTGGCCGTCGGCGGCTACTAG